CGGCGACGTCCGGGGTGGTCAGCAACGGCTCGGGCAGCCACGGGCCGACGTAGGCCTCCTTGCGGCGCTGGAGGGTGCGCAGCCGGTTGAGCGCCTGGCGGGTCGTCACCCGGACCAGGTAGGCGCGCTGGTCGCGCACCTCCGCCTGGTCCACCTCGACCCATCGCAGCCAGGTCTCCTGGAGCACGTCCTCGGCGTCGGCCGCCGACCCGAGCATCTCGTACGCGACGGTGAACAACAGGTTGCGGTAGGTGACGAACGCCTCGGTCGCCGACTGCCCGATGTGCTCACCCACGACACCCCGCCCCTCGTCCACGCCGTCGATCTTCGCCCATGCCGATCAGCGCACGCGCACCGGCTCGGCTCCGACCAGCTCACCGCGCTTGGGGTCCTTCAGCCACGCGTTCCGCGCGCCGGGCTTGCGCGCCTCGCTCGCCAGCTGCTTGACGGTGCTCTTGCACACGAACTCCTTGATCACCGCGCCGAGCCGACCGCCGACGTGCCGCTTGGTCGCCTTGTCGTCCCGCGAGGCGAACTGGAAGATCCCGGCCCGACGCCCGAGGCTGACGCACAGCCCGGCGAACCCCACCTGCACCACCGCCGGCTGCTCGCCCGCGATGCGGCTCAGCACGGTCTCCGCGGCCTGTGGCCCCAGCTGGACCGCCGACTGGCACCCCATCCGGTAGGGCAGGTCCGAGGGTGCGGCGCAGTCGCCGGCCGCGACGATCCGCACGTCGTCGACGCTGGTCAGCGTCTCGTCGGTGCGCAGGCGACCTTCGGCGTCGGTGCTCAGCCCGCTGCGCGCGGCCAGGTCCGGCACCCCGAACCCGGCGGTCCACACGGTCACGTCGCCCTCGACCACCCGCCCGTCGGCCAGCCGCACGGCGTCCCGCTCGACCTCGACCACGTCGGTGCCCTCGACCACGACGACCCCCAGGTCGGCGAGCCGCCGAGCCACCGCGCGCCGCCCCTTCGGGTGCAGGTACGGCCCCAGCACGCCACCGCACACCAGCGTCACCGCACGTCCCCGCTCGGCCAGTTCGGCGGCCGTCTCGATCCCGGACGCGCCGCCCCCGACGACCGTCACCGCGCCGGCGGCGTCCAGCACCGGCCGCAGCCGCTCAGCCTGCTCCAGGGTGGAGATCGGGTAGGCGAACTCGGCCGCCCCCGGCACCTCCGGCGCGGCGGCGGCACTGCCCACCGCGTACACGAGGTAGTCGTAGCGGAGGACGTCACCACCGGCGAGCTCCACGACCCGCCCGGCCGCGTCGATCCGGGTCGCGGTGTCCACCACCAGCCGGACCCGCTCGGCCAGCACGTCCCGGTACTCGACCACCGCCGGATGGGTGCCGCCCGCCAGCTGGTGCAGCCGGATGCGCTCGACGAACGTCGACCGGGCGTTGACCAGCGTCACGGTCACGTCGTCACGGCGGGTCAGCCGGTTGGCCGCCATGACCCCCGCGTACCCGCCGCCCACCACGACCACATCGGTGCTCATCTCGGTGTCTCCTCAGCTCGGGGCCCGTTACGACCCCAAGACACCGCACCCCGCCCCGCCGTGACAGGCCGTGACGCACGTCACTCAGACACCCTCGGCCAGGACGTAGACCCACGCCTCGACCCCGGACGCCAGCGGCACGCGCACCCGCGTGTAGGCGTCCACCTCGTACTCGTCGGCCGCCGCCAGGTCCGCCTCGGTCAGTTCGAACACCGTGCCGGCCACGCCGTCCCCGCCCTCCGCCGGGCGCAGCACGGGGTGCCGGTCGCTGCCGCTGGTGGCGATGACGTCCGGGTCGGTGATGGTCACCTCGGCGAGTTCGTAGCCGGTGATCACGTCCGGCCGGCCGGGCAGTTCGCGGCCGAACAGGGCTTGCTGCACGGCCGGCTGCTGGAGCGTCCCATACGAGAAGAGCAAGATCACGCGCCCCAGCCAACCAGACGACCCTCACACCGCATAGGTGTGGATCTCCGTGGCCTTCAGCACGGCCCACAGCCGGTCCCCCGGCTCCAGGCGCAGGTCGGCCACGGTCGCGGTGGTGACGTCGGCGAACACCGCCGGTGTCCCGGCCAGCTGGACCCGGGTGGTGTGGGCGTGCTGCTCGACGCCGACGACGGTGACGGGCCACGTGTTGCGCGGGCTGCCCGCCGGTTGCTCCGGGTACAGCCCGACCGCGGTCGGCGAGAACACCACGTGCACCTCCCCGGCCACGGGTTCCGCCACGGTCAGCCGCCCACCGTCCACGAGCGACACTTCGGTGCCGTCCGCCCACCCCCGGTACAGGTTCAGCCCGACCAGGTGCGCCACGTAGTCCGTGCGCGGCCTGCGAACGACCTCCGCCGGTGTCCCCTCCTGCACCACCCGCCCGCCTTCGAGGATGACGATCCGGTCGGCCAGCACCATCGCGTCCAGCGGGTCGTGGGTGACCAGCAGCGTGTGGCCGGGGTAGTCCCGGAGGTGCCGGCCGAGGTCGGACCGGACCTTGAGGCGCGTGCTCGCGTCCAGCGCGGCCAAGGGCTCGTCCAACAGCAACAACAGCGGGTCCGTGGCCAGCGCACGAGCCAGCGCGACCCGCTGGGCCTGCCCGCCGGACAACGTCCGCGGCTTGGCGCGGGCGAACTCGGCCAAACCCACCTTGTCCAACCACTCCAAGGCCACCGCGTTCGCCGCCGTCTTCGGGGTGCCACGAGCCCGCAACCCGAAAGCCACGTTGTCCAGCGCGGTCATGTGCGCGAACAGCAGGTAGTCCTGGAAAACCACACCCACAGGCCGCTTGTCCACCGGCAGAGCGTCCCAGGTGGACCCTTCCACCTGGACCCGGCCACCGCCGACCAACCCTGCCAACGCCCGCAGCGCGGTCGTCTTGCCCGCCCCGTTGGGACCCAGCAGCGCCACGACCTCGCCCGGCGCGATGGTGAGGTCCAACTCCAACCGGAAGTCCCCGCGCGCCACGCGGATGGCGGCCTCCAGGGTCATGCCGCACCCCTGATCCACCGGTCCCGCAGGCCGGCCAGCACCCCCACCGATACGAGCAGCAGCACCACGCTGAGCACGATCGCCGCGTCCGGGTCGCTCTCCAGGGCCAAGTAGACCGCCAGCGGCATGGTCGTGGTCTCGCCGGGGTAGTTGCCCGCGAACGTGATCGTCGCGCCGAACTCCCCCAACGCCCGCGACCAGCACAGCACGGTCCCCGCCACGAGACCGGGCAGCACCGACGGCAGGGTCACCCGCCGGAACGCCAGCCACCGCGACGCGCCCAGCGTCGCCGCCGCCTCCTCGAACCGGGGATCGGCCGCGCGCAACGCGCCCTCGACGGAGATGACCAGGAACGGCATGGCCACGAACGCCTCCGCCAGCACGACCCCCGCCGTGGTGAACGGCAGCGAGATCCCGAACCAGGCGTCCAGGTACTGCCCGACCAGGCCGCGCCGCCCGAGCACGAGCAGCAACGCGACACCGCCGACCACCGGCGGCAACACCAGCGGCACGGTCACCAACGCCCGCAACACCCCGCGTCCGGGCAGGTCGCTGCGCGCCAGCACCCAGGCCAGCGGCACTCCCAGCACCACGCACACCACCGTCGCCAGGCTCGCGCACACCAGCGACAGCAGCAGGGCGTCCCCGACCTCGGCGCTGAAGAGTCGTTGCGGCAGGGTGCCCCAGGGCGCGCGGACCAGCAGCCCCACCAGCGGCAACAACAGGAACGCCAGGCCCACCACCGCCGGCACCACGAGGACCACCGGCAGCCGCGCCCTCCGCACCCCCGTCCCGGCCCGCACGCCCGTCACGCCTCCACGTCCGTCACGGCGCGGTGAACCCCGCCTCGACCAGCACCGCCCGTCCCGCCTCGGACACCACGTGGTCGAGGAACGCCTGGGCCCCCACCTTGTTCCGCGCGTTCGCCAGCGGTGCGATCACGTACGCGTTGACCGCTTCGGCGGCCTCCGGGAAGTCCTTGCCCTCGACCTTGTCGCCCGCCGCCTTGACGTCCGTCCGGTACACCAGAGCCGCGTCGACCTCACCCAGCGCCACCTTGGCCAGCGTGGCTTTGACGTCCTGCTCCAGCGTGTCCGGCCGGGCCGTGACCCCCGCCGCCTCGAACACCTTCTTCGCCGCCGCCCCGCACGGCACCTGCTCCGCGCACAGCGCGATCTTCAGGTCCGCCTTGGCGAAGTCCGCCAACCCGGTCACCCCGCCCGGATTCCCCTTGGGCACCACGATCTGCAAGGTGTTCTTCGCGAACGTGGTGGGCTCGGCCTTCACCGTCCCCGTGTCGGTGACCTGCCTCATGTTCGCCGGCGCGGCCGAGGCGAACAGTTCAGCCGGCGCGCCCTGGTTGAGTTGCTGCGCCAAGGCGGAACTGCCGGCGAAGTTGAACGTCACCTTCGCCCCGGGGTGGGCCGCTTCGAAGTCCTTGCCCAGCTTGGTGAACGACTCGGTCAGCGAGGCCGCGGCGAACACCGTGATGTCCCCCGACGCACCACCCCGGTTGGCCGCTTCGGGTGTCCCGCACCCCGCCACGACCAGCGCCAGCACCGCGAGCACCTTCTTCACGCCTCAGGCCTCCGGGATCTCGACGACGACGTGGGTGGACTTGATGGAGGCGACCGCGACGCTGCCGACCTCCAGGCCCAGCTCGTCGGCGGACTCGCGGCTCATCAGCGACACGATCCGGAACGGTCCGGCCTGCATGTCGATCTGCGCCATCACCCCGTCCTTGACCACGCGCGTGACGATCCCGCGCATCCGGTTGCGCGCGGACGCGGCCACGGTCACGCCGGGCTCGGCGACCTCGGACAGCTGCTGGGCGAACGCGGCCAGCTCGGCGCCGTCGATCGCCTTGCGGCCGTTGTCGAGCACCACGGCGTGCAATCGGCCTTGATCGATCCAGCGCCGCACCGAGTCGTCGCTGACGCCCAGCAGCGCCGCCGCCTCACTGATCCGCAGATTCGGCATGAGCGGGAGCATAGTTCCGAACATGCGGAACCCGCCACTCCGGTCGAGTGGCGGGTTCCCCAGGTCAGTTGTTGCAGAACAGCGCGCATGCCTTCGCCGACGAGTACGGCGAGTAGGAGGGTTGGGTGCCCGCCGGCGAGTTGCGCGGCGTGTACTTGGCCTTGGCGTGGTTGGTGATCGGGAACAGCGTGATCACCGCGTAGGTCGAGCAGTAGACCTGCTTGGACTGGCCCGGCGCCAGGCTGAACGTCCCGCCGGCGGTCTCGCACGACGGCTCGTCCAGGTCGTAGACGGTCACATCGTCCACCGCCACCGGGCCGTCGTTGGTGATGGTGATGCGCCACCGGGCCGTGCCGAACAACGCGCCCAGCAGGCCGACCGGGGTCTGCTTCACCCACGGTCCCGCGCCACCCGGACCGCAGTCCGCCGCGTGGTGGGACGCGCAGATCTCCTTCTCCGTCCGCACGACCGGCTGGCACGCCGCGCCGGGCGCGACCGGCACGGAGACGGTGTTGGACGAGAACGAGCCGGATGCGTCGGTGCCCGTCGCCGTGTTCACCACGTCGGTGGCGGTGCAGGCCGTGGCCACCGTGGTCTTGAAGCACACCTGCGGCGGGTCGCCGACGAAGTCGACCACCAGGTTCGGCTTGGCCCCGCCGGAGAAGTCCGCGCCGTTGTTCAGCACCAGCCGGGTGGTCACCGTGAGAGAGGTGTGCGCGGTGGCCGAGACGCCCCTCAGGTCCACCGAGCCGTCCGGCGCGAAGCCCGGAGTGGCCACGACGGCGCCGTTCTGGTCCACCACGGAGACGCTGGACGCGGCGAAGTTCACGTTGGCCGGCGTGATGCCCTCCAGCCGCGCGAAGCCGTACCCGGTGACGTGGTCGGTGTCGGCGTCGCAGTAGAACGCCGAGGGGGTCAGCGTCACGGCCGCGCCGCTGCGGGCGCACGGCGAGCCGCCGGTGGCCGGGTCCATCGAGAACAGCACGCCCGCGTCACCGAGGCCGATCAGGCACCCGGTGGTGGCGTCGTAGGCGTAGCCGTAGTCGCGGGTCGCACCGCCGTTGACGGTGGGGTGCGTGGCCGGGTTCGGGAAGCCCGCGCAGCCCGCGCCGGTGGTCCAGTCGTGGCAGAGCGCCGCGCCCGCGATGCCGCCGCCCCACACCGCGAGGTAGCTGCGCGTGTGGCCGTCCGGCCCCACGACCACCTCGGGCGTGAACGCCAGCACCCCGCCGCCCAGGGTGGTGAACGCCGAAGGAGGAGCCAGCGGGCCGCCGGCGAGCGTGTAGCACGTCGTGACGTCCGTGGGACCTGTCGTCGTGGCGCACGCACCCACCGCCGCGCCGCCGGAATCGTAAGCGGTGTAAGCGTTGTAGGTGTAGTTGTCCGCCGGACCCAGCGGGCGCGGGGACACCCAGCCCGAGCACGCGGCGTTCGTCGCCGGGTCGAAGCAGCCCATCGCCGGGACCTGACCGGCCTGCGGCGAGGAAGAGGCGAACACCTTGCCGCCGGCCACGGTCATCGCGCCCAGGTAGTAGACGGCGCCCGGGGCGGACGGGGTGTGGCCGTTCGGCGGCACGACCGCGGCGTAGGGCTGGCCGCCGCACGCGGCCTTCGCGGCGATGTTCCAGCACACGACCACGCCACTGGTGGCCACGCCGTAGAGGTTGCCGTTCGCCTCCACCAGGCCCGCGAGGTTGTTCACCGGCCCCCCGGTCGCCAGCAGCGGCCAGTAGCCGCAGTTCGCGACCGCGGCGAGGTCCAGGCAGCCGACGCCCACCGAGGCCGTGGTGATGGCCGCGTAGTACACCTGGTGTGGCGCAACGGGATCGCGCACGTACTGCGGTTCCAGCGGGCTGATGACGTCGCCGCCGGAGGCCTGGAGCGGGCCGCCCGCGGTGCTGAGCACCTTGGGCCACGGTCCGCCCGCGCACAGCGTGCCGGTGGCCAGTTCGCTGCACACCACCTTGGGCGCGGTCGGGCCGGCGTGGTGGAAGATGTTCCACGCCTGCAAGGAACCCGAGGGCGTGCGGTGCAGCAACGGGGTGAACCCGTCGCCGCCGGTCGCCGTGGCCGCCGCCTGCACGGGCGGGGTGAGCTGGGACGCAAGTGCGGTGCCACCGGGTCGGGCCGCGGGGTTGGTGGCCCGGACCGCGACCGTGCCCGAGGCGGGTTCGCTGTTCTGGAAGGTGGTGCCGTCGGTCGACCACTGCGGCGTCCACCCCGGCGGCACGCGCAGCGCACCGGGGATGTAGGCGTGGGTGGAGGCGATCTGGTCGGTGATGGTCGCCGCGCCGGTCGCCGTGGAGTTGTTGTCGTAGTCGAGGGTCCACACCGCTGTGCCACCGTGGTCGACCGGGGTCGTGGCGGTGCGGACCGACTTCGTCAGCGTGGACACCGCCAGCGGGTCGGCGCCCGCAGTGACGGTGCCGGGCACCACAAGCGTTCCCGCGACCACCAGGGGGACAACCAGAGTGGACAGAGTTCTGGACCTGCTTCTTCGCATGGCCGTCTTCCTCTCGCCGGACCGGTCGGTCCGTGTGCCAAACCCTAGGAACGGCAAGGGAAAGCGACAACGAGCCTCACCCCGGTGCCCGGCCACGCGCCCCTGTCGGCGTAGCCGTGTCCCCAAAATTCGGGTTTGCGGAAGGCTTTCCTCTACCCGGGCACGGACCGGTCGGACACGGATGCTGACCACATCAGCCTTTTCGGCCCAGCAACCCCGTCCGGCCCGGCCGCGTCGTGACTCCGCGCGCCCGTCTCCTACAGTGACCGGCGTCGTCTCGACCCGCGCGAACGGAGGCCTCCCCGTGGAGATCTGGATCAACCCGGCCTGCTCCAAGTGCCAGTCGGCGGTGTCGCTCCTGGACGCGGCGGGCGCCCGGTACACGGTCCGGCGGTACCTGGAGGACCCGCCCACGGCGCAGGAGATCCGGGACGTGCTGACGCGGCTGGGCCTGGAACCGTGGGACATCACGCGGCTGGGCGAACCCGTGGCGGACGAGCTCGGCTTGGACTCGTGGGGCCGCTCCGCCGGCGACCGCGACCGGTGGGTGGAGGCCCTGGCGACGCACCCGATCTTGATCCAACGCCCCATCATCACCGCCGACGACGGCACCGCCGTGGTCGCCCGCAGCCCGGAGGCGGTCCGGGCGGTGAGCGGCGAAATCGGGTGACACACGGCGGCCCGGGTTCGGACAATCGCTCGTCGTGACCGAACCCGTGCCCGTGCTGTGGCTCTGCGGCCCGCCCGGTGTCGGCAAGTCGACGGTGGGGTGGGCGCTCCACCAGCGACTGCGCGACTCCGGCGTGGCCGCCGCCTACGTGGACCTCGACCAACTGGGCATCTGCTACCCGGAACCGCCGTCCGACCCCGGCCGGCACCGGATGCAGGCGCGCAACCTCGACCTCGTGGTCGCGCACCTGGGCGCGGCCGGTGCGCGGTGCGTCGTGGTGGCCGGGGTGGTGGACGTGACCAGCGGCGTCCCCGCGGACCTGCTCCCCCACGCCACCGTGACCCTGGGCCGCCTCGACACCGACCCGGCCGTGCTCCGCGCTCGACTGCTGGAGCGCCCGGCTCCCGCGGATTTCGTCGACCTGGCGCTCGCCGAGGCTTCCGTGGTGGAGCCGGGTGTCGTCTTCCGCGTGGACACGACCCGACTGCCGGTGTCCGAGGTCGTGGACGAGGTGTTGTCGGCCGCCGGAGACTGGCTCGCCACGCCCCGGGTCCTGTGGTTGTGCGGCGCCACCGGGGTCGGCAAGTCGACTGTCGGCTTCGCGGTGTACCAACGCCTCCTGCGCGCGGGCCACACCGCCGCTTACGTGGACTTGGACCAGATCGCCGGCCACGGCCCGCTCGACCACGGCCTTCGGGCGCGCGTGGTGTCGGACCTGTGGCGCACCTACCGCGCGGCCGGTGCCCGCACCCTGGTCCTCACCGGTCCCGTGGCGGAGGAGGCGGAGGTGGCGGTGTACGCCGAGGTCTTGCCGCCGATCGCCCTGTACCGCCTGCACGCGAGCCCCGACCACCTCGCCGCCCGCATCGCCTCCCGCGCGGCCGGCGGCAGCTGGGCCCAACCGGGCGACCCGCTCCGCGACCTCCCGGCGGCCGACCTGCGCCGGATCACCGCCCGGGCGGTCGCCGAGGCCGAGCTGCTCGACCAACGCGCCCTCGGCCACCGCATCGACACCGACGACCACGACCCCGAACACCTGGCCGACGTGATCGCACCCAAAGTGTGGTAGTACTTCATTGTGAAGTACGTACACAAATCCGAGGACGGCCTCCTCTACGACCCCGCGGTGCGCGAGTCCATGCAGGTACTCGCCGCCGATGGCGACACGCTGGCCTTGGAGGCCGCCGCCGGTCTGCGCTCCGCCACCCAGGCCGTGGACCGCATGCGGGGGCACGGTGCCGGTGGCAGGGGGATCAGCGCCGGCGCGATGGACGTCCTGGTCCGCCTCGCCACCGACGACGGGCTGACCATCGGCGAACTGGCCCGCGCCGGCGGCGTGAGCTCGCGCAACGTCACCGGCCTGGTGGACACCCTGGAACGCGACGGCCTGGTCCACCGGGTCCCCGACCGCCAGGACCGCCGTGCGGTCCGCGTCCACCTCACCCCCGCCGGCCGCGCCTGGCTCGACGCCTTCCGGGAGCCCACCCGCCGCGCTATGGCCGCGATCTTCGACGGCTTCACCCGCGAGGACCTCGCCCGGTTCCGCCACCTGTGCCTGCGCGTGGTCGAGAACCAGCGCCGGATCGAAGAGCACCTGCGACTCACCGAGGAAACCCCATGACCACGGCCACGACCGTCCGCGCCTACCACCAGGCCCGCTTCCGCGGCGACCTCCCCACCGCCGCCGCCCAGCTCGGCCCCGGCTTCACCTTCCGCAGCCCGTTGGTCACCTCCGACAGCCCGACCGGCCACCTCGACGGCCTGGACGGGCTCCTGAGCATCGTCACCGACGTGGAGATGATCAGCGAGCTGTACGGCGAGGACGAAGCGACCCTGGTCTACGACGTCCACACGGCGTCCCCTGTCGGCACCCAACGCACCGCCGAGCACTTCCGCCTCACCGACGGCCGCATCACGTCGATCCTGCTGATCTTCGACGCCTCCCCGTGGCACGCGATCATGGCCGCCGCCGGGCTTGGCGGACGTCAGGGTTAGCGGAGCCGGGCTAGCGGAGGTCGGTCAACTTCGCGCGCACGGCTGCCGCTTCCGGGGCGGCCTCCTGCTCGAACAGGACCAAGGCCGTCGTCCAGGACTGGCGGGCCTTGGTGCGGCGGCCGGAGGCGAAGAGGGTGTCACCCAGGCGGTCGTGGGCGACGGCCTCGGTGTGCTGGTCGCCCAGCGAGCGGCACAGGGCGATGGAGCGGCGCAGGTGGGACTCGGCGCGGTCGTAGCGGCCGAGCTGGTGGTTGATGTAGCCGAGGCTGTCCTCGGTGTCGGCCTGGCCCGCGCGGTGGTCCAAGGCGCGGAACAGGTCCAGGGCGTGTTCGCAGTGCACCAAGCCCTGTTCGCAGTCGCCCGCCAGGGCCAGTTCCCACCCCAGCTGGTCCAACGCCCGTGCCTCGCCGGTGCGACTGCCGACCTCGCGGAACAGCTTGAGCGCGTAGATCGCGTGGTCGACGGCCTCGGTGTAGCGCTCCTGCAGCTCGCGCACCCAGCTGAACGCGATGTGCGTCCGCGCCTTGCCCACCGGGATGTTCAGGTCCTCG
This DNA window, taken from Saccharothrix variisporea, encodes the following:
- a CDS encoding arsenate reductase family protein; this translates as MEIWINPACSKCQSAVSLLDAAGARYTVRRYLEDPPTAQEIRDVLTRLGLEPWDITRLGEPVADELGLDSWGRSAGDRDRWVEALATHPILIQRPIITADDGTAVVARSPEAVRAVSGEIG
- a CDS encoding nuclear transport factor 2 family protein, whose amino-acid sequence is MTTATTVRAYHQARFRGDLPTAAAQLGPGFTFRSPLVTSDSPTGHLDGLDGLLSIVTDVEMISELYGEDEATLVYDVHTASPVGTQRTAEHFRLTDGRITSILLIFDASPWHAIMAAAGLGGRQG
- a CDS encoding gamma-glutamylcyclotransferase family protein yields the protein MILLFSYGTLQQPAVQQALFGRELPGRPDVITGYELAEVTITDPDVIATSGSDRHPVLRPAEGGDGVAGTVFELTEADLAAADEYEVDAYTRVRVPLASGVEAWVYVLAEGV
- a CDS encoding AAA family ATPase, coding for MTEPVPVLWLCGPPGVGKSTVGWALHQRLRDSGVAAAYVDLDQLGICYPEPPSDPGRHRMQARNLDLVVAHLGAAGARCVVVAGVVDVTSGVPADLLPHATVTLGRLDTDPAVLRARLLERPAPADFVDLALAEASVVEPGVVFRVDTTRLPVSEVVDEVLSAAGDWLATPRVLWLCGATGVGKSTVGFAVYQRLLRAGHTAAYVDLDQIAGHGPLDHGLRARVVSDLWRTYRAAGARTLVLTGPVAEEAEVAVYAEVLPPIALYRLHASPDHLAARIASRAAGGSWAQPGDPLRDLPAADLRRITARAVAEAELLDQRALGHRIDTDDHDPEHLADVIAPKVW
- a CDS encoding TOBE domain-containing protein — its product is MPNLRISEAAALLGVSDDSVRRWIDQGRLHAVVLDNGRKAIDGAELAAFAQQLSEVAEPGVTVAASARNRMRGIVTRVVKDGVMAQIDMQAGPFRIVSLMSRESADELGLEVGSVAVASIKSTHVVVEIPEA
- a CDS encoding DUF7617 domain-containing protein, with amino-acid sequence MRRSRSRTLSTLVVPLVVAGTLVVPGTVTAGADPLAVSTLTKSVRTATTPVDHGGTAVWTLDYDNNSTATGAATITDQIASTHAYIPGALRVPPGWTPQWSTDGTTFQNSEPASGTVAVRATNPAARPGGTALASQLTPPVQAAATATGGDGFTPLLHRTPSGSLQAWNIFHHAGPTAPKVVCSELATGTLCAGGPWPKVLSTAGGPLQASGGDVISPLEPQYVRDPVAPHQVYYAAITTASVGVGCLDLAAVANCGYWPLLATGGPVNNLAGLVEANGNLYGVATSGVVVCWNIAAKAACGGQPYAAVVPPNGHTPSAPGAVYYLGAMTVAGGKVFASSSPQAGQVPAMGCFDPATNAACSGWVSPRPLGPADNYTYNAYTAYDSGGAAVGACATTTGPTDVTTCYTLAGGPLAPPSAFTTLGGGVLAFTPEVVVGPDGHTRSYLAVWGGGIAGAALCHDWTTGAGCAGFPNPATHPTVNGGATRDYGYAYDATTGCLIGLGDAGVLFSMDPATGGSPCARSGAAVTLTPSAFYCDADTDHVTGYGFARLEGITPANVNFAASSVSVVDQNGAVVATPGFAPDGSVDLRGVSATAHTSLTVTTRLVLNNGADFSGGAKPNLVVDFVGDPPQVCFKTTVATACTATDVVNTATGTDASGSFSSNTVSVPVAPGAACQPVVRTEKEICASHHAADCGPGGAGPWVKQTPVGLLGALFGTARWRITITNDGPVAVDDVTVYDLDEPSCETAGGTFSLAPGQSKQVYCSTYAVITLFPITNHAKAKYTPRNSPAGTQPSYSPYSSAKACALFCNN
- the modB gene encoding molybdate ABC transporter permease subunit, which gives rise to MTGVRAGTGVRRARLPVVLVVPAVVGLAFLLLPLVGLLVRAPWGTLPQRLFSAEVGDALLLSLVCASLATVVCVVLGVPLAWVLARSDLPGRGVLRALVTVPLVLPPVVGGVALLLVLGRRGLVGQYLDAWFGISLPFTTAGVVLAEAFVAMPFLVISVEGALRAADPRFEEAAATLGASRWLAFRRVTLPSVLPGLVAGTVLCWSRALGEFGATITFAGNYPGETTTMPLAVYLALESDPDAAIVLSVVLLLVSVGVLAGLRDRWIRGAA
- a CDS encoding MarR family winged helix-turn-helix transcriptional regulator, translated to MKYVHKSEDGLLYDPAVRESMQVLAADGDTLALEAAAGLRSATQAVDRMRGHGAGGRGISAGAMDVLVRLATDDGLTIGELARAGGVSSRNVTGLVDTLERDGLVHRVPDRQDRRAVRVHLTPAGRAWLDAFREPTRRAMAAIFDGFTREDLARFRHLCLRVVENQRRIEEHLRLTEETP
- the modA gene encoding molybdate ABC transporter substrate-binding protein codes for the protein MKKVLAVLALVVAGCGTPEAANRGGASGDITVFAAASLTESFTKLGKDFEAAHPGAKVTFNFAGSSALAQQLNQGAPAELFASAAPANMRQVTDTGTVKAEPTTFAKNTLQIVVPKGNPGGVTGLADFAKADLKIALCAEQVPCGAAAKKVFEAAGVTARPDTLEQDVKATLAKVALGEVDAALVYRTDVKAAGDKVEGKDFPEAAEAVNAYVIAPLANARNKVGAQAFLDHVVSEAGRAVLVEAGFTAP
- a CDS encoding NAD(P)/FAD-dependent oxidoreductase, which encodes MSTDVVVVGGGYAGVMAANRLTRRDDVTVTLVNARSTFVERIRLHQLAGGTHPAVVEYRDVLAERVRLVVDTATRIDAAGRVVELAGGDVLRYDYLVYAVGSAAAAPEVPGAAEFAYPISTLEQAERLRPVLDAAGAVTVVGGGASGIETAAELAERGRAVTLVCGGVLGPYLHPKGRRAVARRLADLGVVVVEGTDVVEVERDAVRLADGRVVEGDVTVWTAGFGVPDLAARSGLSTDAEGRLRTDETLTSVDDVRIVAAGDCAAPSDLPYRMGCQSAVQLGPQAAETVLSRIAGEQPAVVQVGFAGLCVSLGRRAGIFQFASRDDKATKRHVGGRLGAVIKEFVCKSTVKQLASEARKPGARNAWLKDPKRGELVGAEPVRVR
- a CDS encoding ABC transporter ATP-binding protein, whose amino-acid sequence is MTLEAAIRVARGDFRLELDLTIAPGEVVALLGPNGAGKTTALRALAGLVGGGRVQVEGSTWDALPVDKRPVGVVFQDYLLFAHMTALDNVAFGLRARGTPKTAANAVALEWLDKVGLAEFARAKPRTLSGGQAQRVALARALATDPLLLLLDEPLAALDASTRLKVRSDLGRHLRDYPGHTLLVTHDPLDAMVLADRIVILEGGRVVQEGTPAEVVRRPRTDYVAHLVGLNLYRGWADGTEVSLVDGGRLTVAEPVAGEVHVVFSPTAVGLYPEQPAGSPRNTWPVTVVGVEQHAHTTRVQLAGTPAVFADVTTATVADLRLEPGDRLWAVLKATEIHTYAV